From Primulina tabacum isolate GXHZ01 chromosome 2, ASM2559414v2, whole genome shotgun sequence, one genomic window encodes:
- the LOC142537863 gene encoding uncharacterized protein LOC142537863 encodes MATFQKFKLLATQCAVAGSPTRSPATSPVNVIHIRRKRTLRMLLGRAGGRRLPECPDESSPDRRDSSNEGSSPEKGEKLSARNKLKDLFVSSPPAFGEMASENVRERLLTTSSVSDGGVREAAYRSLRPLSATIRQRLMRRAWRPLLVAIPE; translated from the coding sequence ATGGCCACTTTTCAGAAATTCAAACTCTTGGCGACACAGTGTGCGGTTGCAGGTAGCCCTACTAGAAGCCCAGCCACCAGCCCAGTAAATGTAATCCACATCCGCAGGAAGAGAACCCTTCGAATGCTGCTCGGCCGCGCTGGTGGGAGAAGGCTCCCGGAGTGTCCGGATGAGAGCTCTCCTGATCGGAGGGACAGCAGCAATGAAGGGAGCTCGCCGGAGAAAGGTGAGAAGTTGTCTGCCAGGAACAAGCTCAAGGATTTGTTTGTGTCGTCGCCGCCTGCTTTCGGAGAGATGGCCTCGGAGAATGTCCGGGAAAGGTTGTTGACAACGAGCAGCGTATCCGATGGCGGCGTCAGGGAGGCTGCGTACCGCTCGCTGCGTCCGCTTTCGGCGACGATTCGACAGCGGTTGATGAGGAGAGCGTGGCGTCCGCTGCTTGTCGCCATACCTGAGTAA
- the LOC142536939 gene encoding delta(7)-sterol-C5(6)-desaturase-like isoform X2 — MFLQIGVAMKAMPWYCALPTISEYMIEHGWTKCYLRICDVGWIPYLCYTIIYLVIVEFGIYWMHRELHDIKPLYKYLHATHHIYNKQNTLSPFAGLAFHPLDGILQAVPHVIVLFLVPVHFTTHIALLFIEAIWTANIHDCIHGKLWPVMGAGYHTIHHTTYRHNYGHYTIWMDWMFGTLRDPMEDEAKKM; from the exons ATGTTTTTGCAGATAGGAGTTGCCATGAAAGCCATGCCATGGTACTGTGCTCTTCCGACAATATCTGAATACATGATTGAACATGGATGGACAAAGTGTTATTTGAGGATATGTGATGTTGGGTGGATTCCTTATCTTTGCTATACGATTATCTATCTAGTAATAGTGGAGTTTGGGATTTATTGGATGCACCGGGAATTACATGACATAAAACCGCTTTATAAGTATCTTCATGCCACTCATCACATTTATAACAAGCAAAATACACTTTCTCCCTTTGCCG GTCTGGCTTTTCACCCGCTCGATGGGATATTACAGGCGGTACCTCATGTCATAGTTCTCTTTTTAGTACCAGTGCATTTTACCACACACATAGCACTTTTATTTATCGAGGCCATATGGACTGCAAATATTCACGACTGCATACACGGGAAACTATGGCCTGTGATGGGCGCAGGGTACCACACAATTCATCACACCACTTATCGCCACAACTATGGCCACTACACAATATGGATGGACTGGATGTTCGGAACTCTTCGTGATCCAATGGAAGATGAGGCCAAGAAAATGTAA
- the LOC142536939 gene encoding delta(7)-sterol-C5(6)-desaturase-like isoform X1 has protein sequence MKEDYLKLFVEETSWYNDIVLGSMLPEKWCAALPHFYRGWLRNYVGGTLLYFISGILWCFYIYYLKRNVYIPKDSIPSKKAMFLQIGVAMKAMPWYCALPTISEYMIEHGWTKCYLRICDVGWIPYLCYTIIYLVIVEFGIYWMHRELHDIKPLYKYLHATHHIYNKQNTLSPFAGLAFHPLDGILQAVPHVIVLFLVPVHFTTHIALLFIEAIWTANIHDCIHGKLWPVMGAGYHTIHHTTYRHNYGHYTIWMDWMFGTLRDPMEDEAKKM, from the exons ATGAAGGAAGATTACTTGAAGTTGTTCGTGGAGGAAACCTCATGGTACAATGACATCGTATTGGGTTCAATGCTTCCGGAGAAGTGGTGCGCTGCATTACCTCACTTCTACAGAGGGTGGCTACGGAACTACGTTGGAGGCACTTTGCTTTATTTTATCTCTGGGATTTTGTGGTGTTTCTATATCTACTACTTGAAGCGCAATGTTTATATTCCCAAAG ATTCCATTCCCTCGAAAAAAGCCATGTTTTTGCAGATAGGAGTTGCCATGAAAGCCATGCCATGGTACTGTGCTCTTCCGACAATATCTGAATACATGATTGAACATGGATGGACAAAGTGTTATTTGAGGATATGTGATGTTGGGTGGATTCCTTATCTTTGCTATACGATTATCTATCTAGTAATAGTGGAGTTTGGGATTTATTGGATGCACCGGGAATTACATGACATAAAACCGCTTTATAAGTATCTTCATGCCACTCATCACATTTATAACAAGCAAAATACACTTTCTCCCTTTGCCG GTCTGGCTTTTCACCCGCTCGATGGGATATTACAGGCGGTACCTCATGTCATAGTTCTCTTTTTAGTACCAGTGCATTTTACCACACACATAGCACTTTTATTTATCGAGGCCATATGGACTGCAAATATTCACGACTGCATACACGGGAAACTATGGCCTGTGATGGGCGCAGGGTACCACACAATTCATCACACCACTTATCGCCACAACTATGGCCACTACACAATATGGATGGACTGGATGTTCGGAACTCTTCGTGATCCAATGGAAGATGAGGCCAAGAAAATGTAA